From one Trifolium pratense cultivar HEN17-A07 linkage group LG1, ARS_RC_1.1, whole genome shotgun sequence genomic stretch:
- the LOC123908195 gene encoding uncharacterized protein LOC123908195: MAYVDDDGSSGTGEDLNMLDGHKRHPVNVVPSGSGGRKRSRKATGDAIVDAMLEIASASKMRASAILKSEDRFSISKCIKVLDELQGVDERVYFHALDLFENNSSAREIFVSLKGDKRLPWLQGKCGVLPFR; this comes from the coding sequence ATGGcttatgttgatgatgatggttCTTCTGGCACTGGAGAAGATTTGAATATGTTGGATGGACACAAACGTCACCCTGTTAATGTTGTTCCTTCTGGTTCCGGTGGCCGGAAGAGGAGCAGGAAGGCTACCGGGGATGCTATAGTCGATGCAATGTTGGAGATAGCGTCTGCTTCGAAGATGAGGGCATCTGCAATTTTGAAGAGTGAGGACAGGTTCTCTATTAGTAAATGCATTAAGGTGTTGGATGAGTTACAAGGTGTTGATGAACGAGTTTATTTTCATGCTTTGGATTTGTTTGAGAATAATTCAAGTGCCCGCGAGATTTTTGTATCGCTCAAGGGTGATAAGAGATTGCCATGGTTGCAGGGGAAATGTGGCGTTCTTCCCTTTAGATga
- the LOC123908205 gene encoding uncharacterized protein LOC123908205: MSGTPKRSHEEPVHPSSKHPHEDAGTYPKLVSASVSNEYHMPYDIGQDSRAGKVPRDADRRSPLHSMYRMPPSSSSDSHADHPVGPEKRLESRDSKENRDLRFENRDTKTEKKEFIGEVRKDPQSGKSEKDAHVEGRGDDNKDVRHDRDSHNDSKGDTKTEKDGYNVASGLHLDWKDSKEYHRGKIYSDSPGASLEPWHMSRGNTQGSLEVGKESSSAEQREFSRDAHEAVGENKIDSKGDDRSKFKDIKRKDVKHRDWGEKEKEKEKERSDRRNNAPVCNTSGDFKESMNDRRNNAQVSNTSGDYKESVKQDRDVEMWEREKKDLPKEKENLKEREKDQMKRESWNGAEKDVSNNAKEPVDGSAKLPEQEIVLPEQKKQKDADSWKNVDKEARDNKRKEREADLVGDKSDKHSRCFDKESDDGCAGGEGAIEKEREVYNYSAQHRKRIQRSRGSPQVPNREPRFRSRTQDNEGSQGKVEVSFVAYKVGESIQELTKLWKEYESSQSQIEKNGESSNNGPTLEIRIPSEYVTATNRQVRGGQLWGTDVYTYDSDLVAVLMHTGYCRPTASTPPAAIQELRATIRVLPPKDCYISTLRNNVRSRAWGAAIGCSYQIERCCIVKKGGGTIDLEPCLTHTSTIEPTLAPVAVERTMTTRAAASNALRQQRYVREVTIQYNLCNEPWIKYSISIVADKGLKKPQYTSARLKKGEVLYLETHMSRYELCFAGEKLVKPTPAAQAHDSGAEKSQNHHPQSANGEKSEPDHILIDAFRWSRCKKPLPQKVMRTIGIPLPLEHVEMLEENLDWEDIQWSQTGVWIAGKEYTLARVHFLSMN; encoded by the exons ATGAGTGGTACACCTAAGAGATCTCATGAAGAGCCTGTTCATCCATCTTCGAAACACCCGCACGAAGATGCGGGTACATACCCCAAATTGGTGTCGGCATCAGTTTCCAATGAGTATCATATGCCTTATGATATAGGGCAGGATTCCCGAGCGGGAAAAGTACCCCGTGATGCAGATAGAAGATCTCCTCTTCATTCAATGTATCGGATGCCGCCGTCATCTTCTAGTGATTCTCATGCCGATCATCCTGTTGGTCCTGAGAAGAGGCTAGAATCAAGGGACTCCAAGGAAAATAGAGATCTACGGTTTGAGAATCGTGATACGAAGACAGAGAAGAAGGAGTTTATTGGCGAAGTAAGAAAGGACCCTCAGAGCGGTAAAAGTGAAAAGGATGCACATGTTGAAGGCAGAGGAGATGATAATAAGGATGTTAGACACGATCGAGATAGTCATAATGATTCAAAAGGTGATACTAAGACTGAAAAGGATGGCTATAATGTGGCTAGTGGCCTCCATTTGGATTGGAAAGATTCAAAAGAATACCATAGGGGGAAAATATATTCCGATTCTCCTGGAGCAAGTTTGGAACCCTGGCATATGTCACGTGGAAATACTCAAGGTTCACTTGAGGTTGGAAAGGAGAGTTCATCTGCAGAACAAAGAGAGTTCAGCAGGGATGCTCACGAAGCTGTTGGGGAGAACAAAATTGATTCTAAAGGTGATGATCGATCTAAATTTAAAGATATAAAACGAAAGGATGTGAAGCATCGGGATTGGGGGGAGAAGGAAAAGGAAAAGGAGAAGGAAAGAAGTGATCGTAGAAACAATGCACCAGTTTGCAACACGAGTGGTGACTTCAAAGAATCTATGAATGATCGTAGAAACAATGCACAAGTTAGCAACACCAGTGGTGACTACAAAGAATCTGTGAAGCAAGATAGAGATGTGGAAATGTGGGAGAGGGAGAAAAAAGATCTTCccaaagaaaaggaaaatttaaaagaaagggaaaaagaTCAGATGAAGAGGGAATCGTGGAATGGAGCAGAGAAAGATGTTTCAAATAATGCGAAGGAACCTGTTGACGGATCAGCCAAGCTTCCTGAACAAGAAATTGTGTTACCAGAGCAGAAGAAACAAAAAGATGCTGATAGCTGGAAAAATGTCGATAAAGAAGCTAGAGACAACAAGAGAAAAGAAAGGGAAGCTGATTTAGTAGGAGACAAGTCTGATAAGCACAGTAGGTGCTTCGATAAGGAATCAGATGATGGATGTGCTGGTGGGGAAGGGGCAATAGAAAAGGAGAGGGAAGTCTATAACTATAGTGCTCAGCACCGTAAAAGGATACAAAGATCACGGGGGAGTCCTCAGGTGCCTAATCGGGAGCCTCGTTTCAGATCCCGCACCCAAGACAATGAAGG GTCTCAAG GTAAAGTAGAGGTTTCTTTTGTTGCTTACAAAGTTGGTGAAAGCATTCAAGAGCTTACAAAGTTGTGGAAAGAATATGAATCGTCCCAAtctcaaattgaaaaaaatggtGAAAGCTCTAATAATGGCCCCACTTTGGAAATTCGGATACCATCTGAGTATGTTACTGCTACAAACCGCCAA GTCAGAGGTGGCCAGCTTTGGGGGACCGATGTGTACACATATGACTCAGATCTTGTTGCTG TTCTCATGCATACAGGTTACTGTCGCCCAACAGCATCTACACCTCCTGCAGCCATACAAGAGTTACGCGCAACCATTCGGGTGCTACCTCCAAAAGATT GCTATATTTCTACACTGAGAAACAACGTTCGTTCCCGTGCTTGGGGTGCTGCAATTGGCTGCAGTTATCAAATTGAACGGTGTTGCATTGTGAAG AAAGGAGGTGGAACTATTGATCTTGAACCTTGCCTTACACATACATCAACGATTGAGCCCACCCTTGCTCCAGTGGCTGTGGAGCGGACAATGACTACCAGGGCCGCAGCTTCG AATGCATTGCGGCAGCAAAGATATGTTCGAGAAGTTACAATTCAATACAATCTTTGCAATGAGCCTTG GATCAAATATAGTATAAGCATTGTAGCTGACAAGGGTCTAAAGAAGCCACAATACACATCTGCTCGATTGAAAAAGGGAGAAGTTTTGTATTTGGAGACGCATATGTCCAG ATATGAGCTTTGTTTTGCGGGAGAGAAATTGGTCAAGCCTACACCAGCAGCTCAGGCACATGACTCAGGCGCAGAAAAGTCTCAAAATCACCATCCACAATCTGCAAATGGTGAAAAAAGTGAGCCTGATCATATCTTGATTGATGCATTCCGATGGTCTCGTTGTAAGAAGCCTCTGCCACAGAAAGTGATGCGCACGATTGGCATCCCTCTACCTCTTGAACATGTTGAG ATGTTGGAGGAGAACTTGGACTGGGAAGATATACAATGGTCACAAACTGGCGTTTGGATTGCAGGAAAAGAGTATACCCTTGCAAGGGTGCATTTCTTGTCAatgaattaa